One Salvia splendens isolate huo1 chromosome 1, SspV2, whole genome shotgun sequence genomic window, ATTATCATTTTGagttattttattgaaattagaTCAATTATAAATAAGAAAAGTTTTAAATAGTTAATAATATGAATTCAATAATCTAGTAACATTATTTTCACAATTTTtcatctctattactttatcatATTAAAACCCGTACTATTTATAAATGGGTGTATCTTTTGTGGATGGGGAAGTTACACACGATATAATTACTACTAGGCCAAAGTATATCACATTTGTAATTATGAGATGACCCTTAAACATAGGGACTGCggaactaaattaaattaattgtaattaaAGAACCAAGTATATTTTTGGTAAATTGGACAGATCAAGCGTCACTTTTTTGTGGTTTTATGTTTTCACATTTCAAAATTACCCGTAACAGTCCTTAACTTTTCTTAATTGggttaaaatttattttaaaaagtaatTCATAAATGGCCAGACAAGTAATTAAATCCTTGAATATAAAACTACCACATAAATTCCTTTTTGAAATATACAAATCAAATACAATCTTCATCACACATCACTAACTACAAACACATACTCACTAATCTCCCTCCTAAACATGCTACATCACACAAacatataaatttatatataagtaTATACCAATAACAAAGCGATTATATCAAATCCCACATACTTAGATGAAAACCGAACTACTATCATCAACAAACCGCATATCTTCAAGGCTCGATGAAGCAACGTTGGAGCCATCGAAATCGAACAAGAATCCATAGTCGTCCTCACACTTTGTAGCCTCACCCAATTTGTTGTGGACATAGCCATGAGAGCTCGAGCAATAAGGCTGGTTATTCATGTGAGCGTTACGAGATAGGTCGAAATCAAGCCCGAGAGTGgtgctagggttagggttcggGCCGCCTACATGGTGTTGGTGGGATTGGTTGTGATTGAACAACGAAGTGATATTTTGATGGCCACAAGGTGTAATGTTGATACGTTCATTATTTGTTGAGGAAATTATGGGATCGTCGAAGTTATGTGGGCTCATGAAATTGTGGCTATTTTCACTTCTTGATTTGTGGAACACTCTGCATAGTACCCAATCTTCCTGTAAAAGGTGATGATGAATTAATGAGTTAGATAATTAACACCATATATGCTTCAAATTTCACCTATTTTATCTAACTGCATGTATGTCCATGTTGAAATTAGGTTTTTACATCTTGTAGATGCTACACCTAATAAAATATGCTACTTTTAAAATATCCGGTATCAAAGATACATCATCTTTTTATaaagagtgtgtgtgtgtgtgagtgagagagagagagagagagagagagagagaagattaGGATAAAAAGAATTCATGTAAGTGAGAGGTGAAAATGTGGAGAGAATCTTTCATGTAATAATTTCAAAGGAGTTTCGTTCAAGTTTCTTACAACATGATTGCCACCCAAGTCACACATAATCTTTTATTCTCTTTCAGTTACTCAATCAACACATGTAAACAAAAATTAAGGAATTAACCAACCTTAGGTGGGACATGTGGGTTTTCAAGGCGAAATTCGTGCATGATCCAACCGGTTTTGGTCCCATTAGGAGCCCTATTCTTGTAGAAAACCAAAGTCTTCCTCATCCCAACGACAGCCTTCGTCTGAGGATCAAGCACCGTCCGATCCTTCCCCGTGGCCTTCCAGTAGCCGGATGTGGTGGCCCGGTTGGTCCTGAAACCGGTTGCGTACTTCCTATCCCGGAAGCTAAAGAAGTACCACTCGTTCGAGTTCAATTTAGCCACATCTGCACAAATAATATTACACGTCTTAATTTCTTAACGTTCTTGACATATGTCACGaaatgaaaaggaaaaagaatagACGCCGTCTGTGTTAAGAAATGAAATTAATGGGATTGCACTTAAATTGAAATGAATTATTAGGATCCCATCATGTTACATTATGTTGCTTATGTGACAAATTCTACTAAAGTGACAAAAAAGTTGGTTACAAGTCACCAAAGATTCGCAAGGCATGTTTGTTTTGTTCATTCAAAATGGATTTAGAAAAATTAATATGTAGCAATGGGAAAATGTGTGTCGCCCTTTTCTACATAGATGAGAGAGTTACTTCTGTGGTGAGAAGTCTATGTCACATTTTTGTATtcatcttcaattttttttaacaatgtGTGTATTATTGAAAAGATAATTATCtaacttttttttcaattcCCTTTTCCTAAAAGAATGAACCTGAGAAATCTCCTTTTTAAGGTCATGAGTTTTGTAGTACTTCTTAAATCTTATCCGATTTCATCATAATAATATAAAGTAATTGCAAGATTCATTGAACAATGTAACAGAAAGGCAAGAAAAACGCCCcaaactatttttttcttgaaaaagaTAAAACCCTTTCTGAAAATCGTCACTTTAAGatgaaaattttttaaaaatatgcatgggtgaaacaaaagacaCATGCAACAAAGTAAGTTAGTCATTCTAAAATTCAGCTCTGCCTCTTAGATGAAACAAGACAACAAACTTTTCTTGACATAACTGTTTTTTGCTTTAAggttttttaatgtaaaaaaagTACATGCGGGACTGATTTTTTAATgagataattaattattttattttatttttatctccaacacaaaataaaaacacagaGATGCATGCATCTAAAATAATGTTTGAATTAAACTCATTTCTTTAAAATTCTTTCACCAAGAAAAACTGTCTGGTCTTGATTAAGATACAGACAACTCATGCCCATAATGGCCCTCAAAAACCATCTGAACATTTAAttcttttcataaaattaattatttaattttggagaAACATTCACATGCCATTTGTCACTCATAAATTCTCTTTACATGAAAATAGTGAAGGAGAGAGCAACATCCAACCCCCAACCGGCGGAGGGAGGGTGGTGGTTGAGAAATATTATTTCCTTTCTCGTATTATACCGACGATAAACATACACGTGGCGTGCACTGATgataaaaaaggagaaaaaccTACCGGGAAGCTGCCATGGCTCGCAAACATGGAGATCGATCTCGACCAAAGTGCCTCGGAGAACTTCTTCATTGGTGATCTTTTTGTAGAGATAATGGCAAACGAGCTCTTCGTCGCTCGGGTAAAACCTGAAACCCGGTGGCAGCGTCTCTCCGATGTCTCGTAACCCCATTTCTATAAAGATGATGGAATACTTAGGTCGAATATTGATGATCTGTAAAAATAATTCGATTTTTCTTTTCAAGGATGCTAGGATAATCTCTACCCCTATTTCAGTTCTCTCTTTTCTGAGGGGTTTTGAtgcgtgtttgtgtgtgtgtgtgtgtgtgtatatatatatatatatatatgtatatgagagagagagagagatgagagagacgATATAGCTTAGGCACTTTCTTATAACATTATTCTTTCAGCTTATTCATGCTTGTGCGGTTAGTTATGgttgtgtatatatatacacttataaatgtgtgtgtgtgaaactGTGGGAAATAGGAAGAAAAGCCAAAGTGAGAAGAAAGGTTAAGGAGGGAATTAGGCTGCAATAAAAGAGTAAAATCCAAACCCCAGAAACAAGAAAGAACCTCCAAAATACTACTTTTAATTAGCTATATTCATTTTTTGTGACCTTTTTGAGGGGTTGTTGCGGGTAAATACAAATGCTACGTGACAAATATAGATACATTGCTCAACTAAAATCTTCTAATTCAATGTACTTGATCTTTTACTGCCGGTTGTCGTCAGCTTCTCGCAGCAAATTAAGGatgaattttgaaattatttagtAATAAAAGCAACATTATGTCGAAATATTGGCATTAATTAAAATAGGGTGTTGTTTATTTGGATATATATTTGTAGCTAGGTGAACATAACTTGTGAATGAAATATTGCTTATTTTTGTCAATATCGGATAGCAAATCAACAGTCATATCTAGTTATCTACTCTATGTGTGAACTGATTTGGGTAATTAAACGCGTAGTTTAGTAGGGAAGGTAttatttctctttatttttaattacaaaaacaTGGTGAGAAAcatcaacaaaattaatttcCATATGATATACTCTCTATAATTAATGATGTTGCACTCGAGCTCcgattaattaatttgattgaaTTGATGAAAGTTATAACTAGGgtgaaattgaaataaaagggGAGACAAACATAGTAAATATAGCTAAATCTATCTAGGGATTTAAAAATTGAAGGTGATCGATGAGCAAATAAAGACAAGTTTACTGATGTGGAATGCTAATCATGCAATAGGAAAATCCATCCTGTCCTTTCTTGATCTGAAACCAGAATAATTTAAATCCACAAGAAAAACTGTGGGCCCCAcgatattttccttttttccgGTGACGAAATGAGTGAAAATACtagtaaaaaataaacattGAGTACATTTTTTTCGTTTCAAGAATTATTATATTAGTACTATGTACACTATATGAGGATACATTATTAAATTcgtatatataaaaattatgaGAGTGCATCGATTTAGATAGATACTAGTATAAGGGTAGTTATAAAATGCAAAGTCatatatattgtataaattccaaacttttcaacacagtatcaacacaatatcaatacagtgtaaaatttcacgattttgatgtcaacaaaatgtcaacacaatattaACACAATGTCAACGCGGTGTCAattgttgacactgtgttgatattttttattgctattattttataatctgttgacattttttaatagTCCATATCataatttgaagtttgtacgatatttagagtttgcatttgatcacatttcTCCTCGTATAATAATTAACTTTGAGAAAGACTGTATTTAAAATGAGAATATCCCAGACAAAATTATAGGTgttgttgggtcgtgataccgccgatctcacacacgcacgaacgaggaaataaagcacgcaaacgatataacgtggttcggtgataatccacctacgtccacggagaagatgaccggaatcttattgatggaactctcaatacaagaacttcacactcacaatctatcactctaagcaaacgctagctagtgcaagaattctcttctaattgtgtgtgtaatctgtgttctgcgtctctcactactgagctctatcgagctatttatacaagatgcaatcaagaaataaaatccaactaactctatttcccaaagttagttataaccgctgctcggctaaaaccgaactgccattcttggttagcaaccgaactgcatttctcggctatcaaccgaactgcctttctcggttatcaaccgaactgcctttctcggctagctcaaagccgagctttatttcttgatctcttctcggagctgccgaggctccaccactcgatcacaaccggactcaaagccgagcttcatttccgagctcagaagccgagctccagtagtttgcatggacacactttcacaaatctccaccttgtccttgcaaaactccatcaatatctggattcccttctcaatccttgttacaagcttcaacactccacaatctcaaccaacttcaaacaatgtttgaatttcgaagttggcagagattttgtcaacatgtctgatgcattttcttcggtaggaactttcaccacattgatctttccactttgaatctcatctctgatgaaatgtctcctcacatctatatgcttcgacctctcatggaacatttgatgttttgctaaacatatagccgagttgctgtcacagttaatcttcactgctcccagcttcattcctaaatcttccaagattccttgcaaccattttccttcctttgcagcctcagtcagagaaatatactcagcttcggttgtggacagtgcaaccacagactgcaaatttgatttccagctgattgcTGTGCCATATAGTGTGAAGATGTAACCACTCtgagactttctgttgtctaagTTAGCCGCATAATCCGAGTCACAGAATCCTTCTAGGACTTCCCTCTCCTCAGACCAAACTCCACCACCAAACTTCAAGCCAACCATGACAGACCCTTTCAGgtatttcagaatccactttagTGCTGCCCAGTGATCCCTACCTGGATCAGCCATATATCTGCTTGCAACGCTTATGGCAtgagccacatccggccttgtacatatcatcaagtacatcacaCTTCCCACTATATTTGCATAGGGTATCCTGCTCATCTCTTCTCTATCTTCAGCTGTCTTTGGCATCTGTTCTTTACTGAGTTTGAAGCAGCTAGCCAATGGAGTGGATACTGACTTTTCACTCCTTACCTGGTATTTTTCTACCACCTTTCTGATATAATCAGCCTGAACCaatttcagttctttcttctttctgttcctgacaatatccatacccaagattctcttggcttccccaagatctttcatatcaaatctcTGCTTCAACTCCTCCTTGACAGACAGCAGCTCACTCTTGCTTGATCCTGCCAGCagaatatcatccacatacagcAGTAGATAGGCCAGTATTAGATTTCCACTTCTCTTGACATACACGCAGCTATCAAAACTGGATCTCTCAAATGCCATCAATTCCATCTGCTCAtgaaacttcttgttccactgccggctgctttgcttgagcccatataggcttttctttaacaagcaaactttcttttcttctcccggcttctcaaaacccttaggctgcatcatatagatcgtttcctctagatctccatgcaaaaatgctgtcttcacatcaagttgatgcagctcccagttgaaatgagcagtcatggccaataagatccgaatggaagtgtgcttcaccactggagagaacacctctgtgtagtcaataccctctacttgtgtgaatcctctagcaaccagccttgccttaaaccgtatgctttcaacttcccccacctctactttcttcttaaacagccatttgcaactgatcagcttctgagtccctggatcagtcaccaaaatccaagtcccatttttcagcaaggactctatttcttcttccatggccttgatccatttctgactttccttgcaactcatggcttcttcataggttgagggttctgaaaacatgagtacttctgctacacatagagcaaagaagctcatgtcataatctgagaatctgctaggtaggcctgcatttcttcttggatttcttctgGCCCCTTGAGCTGCAGCAGCTTGCTGCACTGGTGACTCCTGCTCACCTGTGTTCTGAGTATGTTGAGAGCTAgttgctccaccttcttcttgatttCCTGTGATCACAACATCCTCATCAGTGTCTGTTCCAGCAGATTCTCCACCAAACTCAAGGTTTTGCATTTCAGAGCTACTGCCACCACCAGAGGGCTTCCCATCATCTTTAAATGGCATCTCCTCTTCATTGAATgtcacatctctgctcacaatgatatttctgccttctctatccaaattccacaatctgtatccttttaccccatcttggtatcccaacaacacacatttctttgcccttggctccaatttactctgcttaatgtgtgcataagcagcacacccaaacaccttcaaGGCTGAGTAATCACCtaggcttccataccatctttGATCTGGGGTCTCATTGGATATAGCAGATGATGGACACTTATTGATCAGATTAGCTGCAGTAGAgacagcctctgcccagaatctctttggcattccagagtagaatagcatgcacctcaccctttctagcaatgtcctattcattctttctgccagcccgttctgttgaggatttcttggcacggtcctatgccttcttatccctttcaccttacagaaactatcaaactccgcagacagaaactccatgccattatcagtccttagatatttaagcactgagcccttttcattctcatatctagcatgccattctctaaatttttcaaaagcttgggacttctctcttagaatgtaaatccacacttttcttgagtaatcatctatgatggagatgaaatacttacctccacctatggattcagtttgggatggcccccacaagtcactgtgggcatacacaaatGGGGCTGATGAAGTGTGTTTCCCACCAGAAAATGGCAGCTTCTTTGCCTTTCCTAGAATGCAAGATTCACATTTCTTTAGGCTGTCTGATGCACTTAACTTCATCACTCCTTGTTTAGCCAGCTCTCTTATGCCTTTCTCACCCACATGTCCAAGCCTGGCATGCCATAGATGCAGGTCTTCTGTCTGGGCAAGATTCACAGCATCAACCACGGTTTCACCCAGCAAATAGTATAGGCTGTTCTTTCTCTGGGCCTCCATCACAATTCTGGTGCCTTTTGTTACTGTGAGGATCCCATCACCAGAGTTGAATCTGCACCCTTTTGACTCTAGCATTCCAAGAGATATTAaatttctcttgatttgaggAATGAATCTGACTTCTGTGAGAGTCTTCATACTCCCATCCTTCATCCTCAATCTGATGTTCCCAATGCCCTTGACATTGCACACTTGATCATTTCCTAGCATCACTGATCCTTCCCAAGCTGATAATTCTTGGAACCAAGATTTGTGTGAGGAAATGTGGAAGGAGCaccctgaatccatgatccagcattcttcaatcttggcccctgagtggatattcaaagcttcattatcttcaacatcctgagccagatcagcagtctctatgttcccagccttttcttgctcttgtttcctcttccaagcaaaacaatgcttctttaaatggcccggtttcttacagtagtgacagcttctcttctccttccatactccaccttcttccttcttctggaacttcttcttggaaccccttttattctgattatttttcacatgcagactctcagctactggatcagtttgtttgttattagccttctgcgattccttcatcttcaatgcagaatgaatctcttcataggtgaccttggtttctcttccaagaagcactgcatccttgaagtgctcataacttttaggcagggaattgagcaacatcaatgccttatcctcatctttaatgacctcatcgatattctcaagatcatctatgcatTTCCCAAACTCCTCGAGCTGTTCAGAAATGCTCTTCCCATCTGAAAACTTGAAAGCAAGAAGCCTTTGCTTCAAATGTAACCGGTTCGCCagagacttggtcatgtacaatgactcaagtttccCCCATACTCCTGCAGCCGTCTCCTCCTTGGAAACTTCCCTTAGCACCCTGTCCGTGAGGTTCAAGATCAGGGTGCTATAAGCCTTATACTGCATATCTTGAAGCCTTtgcttctccttttcatcagcatcaggtttgccttctttagcgtcaccttcattcttcaagatatcccataggccttgctgcatcaagatggccttcatcttcagcctccacagcccaaaatcgtttctcccggtgaacttttccacctcgaacttggctgtagacatttctcaaaacgagcggtgggcaatcgccaagatcagctTATACAACGGAACCTCTAGACACGAACTCACCCAGAAACCAATCAATCGGCAAATCGTGGAagtcttcccac contains:
- the LOC121800687 gene encoding NAC domain-containing protein 21/22-like — encoded protein: MGLRDIGETLPPGFRFYPSDEELVCHYLYKKITNEEVLRGTLVEIDLHVCEPWQLPDVAKLNSNEWYFFSFRDRKYATGFRTNRATTSGYWKATGKDRTVLDPQTKAVVGMRKTLVFYKNRAPNGTKTGWIMHEFRLENPHVPPKEDWVLCRVFHKSRSENSHNFMSPHNFDDPIISSTNNERINITPCGHQNITSLFNHNQSHQHHVGGPNPNPSTTLGLDFDLSRNAHMNNQPYCSSSHGYVHNKLGEATKCEDDYGFLFDFDGSNVASSSLEDMRFVDDSSSVFI